Proteins from a single region of Bdellovibrio bacteriovorus:
- a CDS encoding beta-sandwich domain-containing protein produces MKRSLLAGSLFVITLAQSLALAQLVDLPDPGGDTGGQTQVTPHNQATPQTQTQYAGILRVGSISRKTGGTLYKVDFATAVRLQRLDVRVSSNRVKIYSATLVTTSGNKISVRQLSTSAVLETNAVVNSENITLNENVASIEILMEAYGGEADVILTALASSDVPKMSLRQEVKPQTPVVVTPTMPEDSYNPDTYEPEDPTVNDSYSPGNGSVIYYGSAKFRPGMRVLLACDRKCSYIQWVTTVVQNLGRGYILIEGGRTVSANDLSAATQCYGSFCVNDRVSSDGYEGVISMIFENGTAAVRRVVDGYEFLEEVGYLTKLSRYEPAPIPQVQFQQCTSNNEFCTGDTVRYRGITVKITDIYRNGQARVRNPLNGQTALVFIRELIFVR; encoded by the coding sequence ATGAAGCGTTCCTTACTCGCGGGTAGTTTATTTGTCATCACTTTGGCGCAAAGCCTGGCACTCGCCCAATTGGTGGATCTTCCGGATCCAGGTGGCGATACCGGCGGTCAGACCCAAGTGACTCCTCACAATCAGGCAACACCGCAAACGCAAACTCAGTATGCGGGTATTTTGCGGGTGGGGTCGATTTCGCGTAAAACCGGCGGGACCTTATATAAGGTTGATTTTGCGACGGCCGTTCGCTTGCAGCGCTTGGATGTTCGCGTTTCTTCAAATCGGGTTAAGATTTACTCTGCAACCCTTGTGACCACTTCAGGTAATAAAATTTCTGTTCGTCAGTTAAGCACGTCGGCGGTGTTAGAAACCAATGCCGTGGTGAATTCAGAAAATATCACGCTGAATGAAAACGTGGCTTCGATTGAGATTCTGATGGAAGCCTATGGTGGCGAAGCTGACGTGATTTTGACGGCGCTGGCCTCTTCAGATGTGCCCAAGATGTCTTTGCGCCAGGAAGTGAAGCCCCAAACTCCCGTCGTGGTTACGCCGACGATGCCAGAAGATTCCTATAATCCCGACACCTATGAGCCTGAAGATCCGACCGTGAATGATTCCTACAGTCCTGGTAACGGCAGCGTTATCTATTACGGAAGTGCGAAATTCAGACCGGGCATGAGAGTTTTACTGGCTTGTGACCGCAAATGTTCTTACATCCAGTGGGTGACGACGGTGGTGCAAAATTTAGGGCGCGGTTATATTTTGATCGAGGGCGGACGTACCGTGTCTGCGAATGATTTGTCGGCCGCGACTCAATGTTACGGATCTTTCTGTGTGAATGATCGTGTTTCCTCTGACGGTTATGAGGGCGTGATCTCGATGATATTTGAAAATGGAACGGCGGCGGTTCGCCGAGTTGTGGACGGCTATGAGTTCTTGGAAGAGGTGGGATATTTAACAAAGCTTAGTAGATATGAGCCCGCGCCGATCCCACAAGTGCAATTTCAACAATGCACCAGCAATAATGAATTTTGTACTGGGGATACGGTCCGCTATCGTGGTATCACGGTGAAAATTACGGATATCTATCGCAATGGCCAAGCACGCGTGCGCAATCCGTTGAACGGGCAGACCGCACTTGTTTTCATCCGCGAACTTATTTTCGTAAGATAA
- a CDS encoding beta-sandwich domain-containing protein, whose translation MKRSLILILTVSLLLQSTGHADFADLPDPGGDSSSQSGSPGSGQQPAAGEYAGSLTIGGLSRRTGGTVYTARLHKPLPLSRLDVRVTLSKVKFYSVTLITEQGERFLVSEFNNTSVFETGTLVSSKNLGTQNAIASIELVTESYSGEADIILTALSKSEVPKLLLKVEAPKPAPSPVPAPTATPEPSPSPTATPAPNPTPAPTVTPSPSPAPEPDDSYNIRVGDTVLYNSNIVGKVLKVLADDYATVVFADGKREDVDRAFLEKSTRCVGTLCEGKKVYYNGTKAQIINIFSSGWVYLSLRNGQKIVVDMYFVSEQNQGCSKDGICVGDGILYKNRYDGTVVEVLSEERILIRLEGSTATLTVGSNQLAKSLQCTEGSARSCVGEKVLIQGNGATILGIYSNGTAKVRMDNQNRVLWVNHNSLTKNIRCMKNICVGQRVRYGVSSALVLEIYSNGTARVEIGILGKQYLVRVDSLRP comes from the coding sequence ATGAAGCGCAGTTTGATTTTAATTTTAACGGTGTCATTGTTATTGCAGTCCACAGGCCATGCGGACTTTGCAGATCTTCCTGATCCAGGGGGCGACAGCTCATCGCAATCCGGATCCCCAGGCTCCGGTCAGCAGCCCGCCGCCGGAGAATATGCCGGATCGTTGACGATTGGCGGTCTTTCTCGCCGTACGGGTGGAACTGTTTATACAGCTCGTTTGCATAAACCACTGCCTTTGTCGCGCCTTGATGTGCGGGTCACCTTAAGCAAAGTGAAATTCTATTCGGTGACTTTGATCACGGAACAAGGCGAACGCTTTTTAGTTTCTGAGTTTAACAACACATCCGTTTTTGAGACAGGCACTTTGGTTTCTTCTAAAAATCTGGGAACTCAAAATGCCATTGCGTCTATTGAACTAGTGACCGAATCTTATTCTGGTGAAGCCGATATTATTTTGACCGCACTTTCTAAATCAGAAGTTCCAAAGCTTTTATTGAAGGTGGAGGCGCCTAAGCCGGCGCCATCACCGGTTCCGGCACCTACGGCCACACCAGAGCCATCGCCAAGTCCCACCGCAACGCCGGCTCCAAATCCGACGCCAGCGCCGACGGTAACGCCGTCGCCATCGCCGGCTCCGGAACCTGACGACTCTTATAACATCCGGGTGGGCGATACCGTCCTTTACAACAGCAACATCGTGGGCAAGGTGCTAAAAGTTTTAGCCGATGACTATGCGACCGTGGTTTTTGCCGATGGCAAACGCGAAGACGTGGATAGGGCCTTCTTAGAAAAATCCACGCGCTGTGTGGGAACTTTGTGTGAAGGTAAAAAAGTTTATTATAATGGCACTAAGGCACAGATTATTAATATTTTCTCTTCGGGCTGGGTGTACTTATCTTTGCGCAACGGGCAGAAGATTGTGGTGGATATGTACTTCGTTTCTGAGCAGAACCAGGGATGCAGCAAAGATGGCATCTGTGTTGGCGACGGTATTTTATATAAAAATCGTTATGACGGCACCGTGGTTGAGGTTTTATCTGAAGAACGAATTTTGATTCGCTTGGAAGGGTCAACGGCGACTCTCACTGTGGGTTCAAATCAATTAGCCAAGTCGCTGCAATGTACGGAAGGTTCCGCGCGCAGCTGTGTGGGTGAAAAAGTTTTGATCCAAGGAAATGGCGCGACCATTTTAGGTATTTATTCTAACGGCACGGCTAAGGTGCGTATGGATAATCAAAATCGCGTCTTGTGGGTGAATCATAACAGTCTGACCAAGAATATCCGCTGCATGAAAAACATCTGCGTCGGGCAACGTGTGAGGTACGGAGTGTCCTCGGCGTTGGTGTTAGAAATTTACTCTAACGGAACGGCTCGTGTTGAAATCGGAATTTTGGGTAAGCAATATCTAGTGCGAGTGGATTCACTTCGTCCCTAA
- a CDS encoding beta-sandwich domain-containing protein, giving the protein MKKQIVLSVLLMASVSYLTAPAYGQLRPRPPGEGRPGDGRPGDGRPGDGRPGDGRPGERPGRPGDGRPGGPGHGRPGDGGRPGHGRPSPGYPFPGRPGEGRPWPAPAPDYRDSVFVSSVTRATGGEWFRVSFRNPVVLRYFDVTVVAAGVRLHEVKVHTWSGRTFYVPQMSPSPVFYSPSSVGASYFNGEAIRAIDIRAEAMGGYADLVIQATGDYDTPRMDVSRF; this is encoded by the coding sequence ATGAAAAAACAAATCGTCTTGTCGGTCCTTTTGATGGCCTCAGTAAGTTACTTAACGGCACCTGCATATGGTCAGCTTCGCCCGCGCCCTCCAGGAGAGGGACGTCCCGGAGATGGACGCCCAGGCGATGGCCGTCCTGGAGACGGTAGACCTGGCGACGGCAGACCTGGTGAAAGACCCGGTCGTCCCGGTGATGGCAGACCCGGTGGCCCTGGTCATGGTCGTCCCGGCGATGGTGGTCGCCCAGGACATGGTAGACCAAGTCCTGGGTACCCTTTCCCAGGCCGCCCAGGTGAAGGTCGTCCTTGGCCTGCGCCAGCTCCAGATTACAGAGACTCCGTTTTCGTTTCTTCTGTGACGCGTGCAACCGGTGGAGAGTGGTTCCGTGTATCTTTCAGAAACCCAGTTGTTCTTCGTTATTTCGATGTCACGGTGGTGGCTGCGGGTGTGCGTCTTCATGAAGTGAAAGTTCATACTTGGTCAGGTCGCACATTCTATGTGCCACAGATGAGCCCCTCTCCAGTATTTTACTCTCCAAGCTCGGTCGGAGCTTCGTACTTTAACGGTGAGGCGATTCGAGCGATCGACATCCGTGCTGAAGCCATGGGAGGCTATGCAGATCTAGTGATTCAAGCCACCGGAGATTACGACACTCCTCGAATGGATGTCAGCCGCTTCTAG
- the gap gene encoding type I glyceraldehyde-3-phosphate dehydrogenase, which produces MAKLRVGINGFGRIGRVLYRAGFENMEIVAINSLDSLEGNAHLLKYDSAHGVFNADVSTEGEALVVNGKKIAVTKYRNPAEIPWKQWGVDMVLECTGAFKEKKDFMTHIEAGAKRVLVSGPAEKGADLTLVYGINHEAYNPAQHHVVSNASCTTNCLAPLAKVLNDTFGIEHGTMMTIHSYTNDQKILDAPHSDMRRARAAAVSMIPTTTGAAKNVGLVLPELKGRIDGISVRVPTPNVSLVDFTFQAKKDVTVQAVNEALIAASQGALKGILAVEKKELVSVDYNGNKHSSIVDLASTMVVGPRMVKVLSWYDNETGFSNRMVDVANYMASKGL; this is translated from the coding sequence ATGGCAAAATTGCGTGTTGGTATCAATGGTTTTGGTCGTATTGGTCGCGTTCTTTATCGCGCGGGTTTTGAAAATATGGAGATCGTGGCGATCAATTCTTTGGACAGTTTAGAGGGCAATGCCCACTTGTTGAAATATGACTCGGCTCACGGCGTTTTCAACGCCGATGTTTCAACTGAAGGCGAAGCGCTTGTTGTTAACGGAAAAAAAATTGCCGTAACTAAATACCGCAATCCCGCAGAAATCCCTTGGAAACAATGGGGCGTGGACATGGTCCTTGAATGTACGGGTGCATTTAAAGAGAAAAAAGATTTCATGACCCACATCGAAGCGGGCGCGAAGCGTGTTTTGGTTTCAGGTCCTGCTGAAAAAGGCGCGGATCTTACACTTGTGTATGGTATCAATCACGAGGCTTACAATCCTGCTCAGCATCATGTTGTTTCAAACGCCTCTTGCACTACGAACTGCTTAGCTCCTTTGGCAAAAGTATTGAACGATACTTTTGGTATCGAACACGGCACCATGATGACGATCCACTCTTACACGAATGATCAAAAAATCTTGGATGCTCCTCACAGCGACATGAGACGTGCGCGTGCTGCGGCGGTAAGTATGATCCCGACAACGACGGGGGCCGCAAAAAACGTGGGCTTGGTATTGCCAGAACTGAAAGGTCGTATCGACGGTATTTCGGTTCGTGTTCCAACGCCGAACGTATCTTTGGTGGATTTCACTTTTCAAGCTAAAAAAGATGTCACTGTTCAAGCGGTGAATGAAGCTTTGATTGCGGCTTCTCAAGGGGCATTGAAAGGCATCTTGGCGGTAGAGAAAAAGGAACTTGTCAGCGTTGATTACAACGGCAATAAGCACTCAAGCATCGTGGATCTGGCTTCAACGATGGTTGTGGGTCCGCGCATGGTGAAAGTTCTTTCTTGGTACGACAACGAAACAGGTTTTTCTAACCGCATGGTTGATGTTGCTAATTACATGGCAAGCAAAGGTCTCTAA
- a CDS encoding phosphoglycerate kinase, which yields MANGLKGIKTVRDFELEGKVVFLRLDLNVPMEDGKITDENRITASLPTIKYCMEKGAKIVMASHLGRPKNKDDKEFSLEPVAKRLQEHLNAEVILVEEPDSDAPKALLQSLKKNQLILLENVRFEPGETKDSVEFAQKIANYADIYINDAFGASHRAHATIHALPSVMTQKGIGFLIEKEINMLDSLLQNPKRPYIAVMGGAKVSDKIAVIERLMDIVDGFIIGGAMAYTFLKAQGLPVGKSLVESDKLKYAKEMIERIEARDKTILLPVDHVVSKGFNDTNTLRTTKDVAIGEDEMGLDIGPQSLKNFSSALREAGTIFWNGPMGVFETEAFSKGTFGVAKAIAESDATKIVGGGDSAAAAEMSGFADKMTHISTGGGASLEYLQGDKLPGLEILRNKRA from the coding sequence ATGGCTAACGGTCTTAAAGGAATTAAAACGGTTCGTGATTTTGAACTCGAAGGCAAAGTGGTGTTCTTACGTTTGGACTTAAATGTGCCCATGGAAGACGGTAAGATCACCGATGAAAACCGTATCACGGCCTCTTTGCCGACGATCAAGTATTGCATGGAAAAAGGTGCGAAGATTGTCATGGCTTCGCACTTGGGGCGCCCAAAAAACAAAGACGATAAAGAGTTTTCTTTAGAACCTGTGGCGAAGCGTCTGCAAGAACACCTCAATGCCGAGGTGATTTTGGTGGAAGAACCAGATTCAGATGCGCCTAAAGCCTTGCTTCAGTCTTTGAAAAAAAATCAGCTGATTCTTTTAGAAAATGTGCGCTTTGAACCAGGTGAAACTAAAGACTCCGTCGAGTTTGCGCAAAAAATTGCGAACTATGCCGACATCTATATCAACGATGCTTTTGGGGCCTCACACCGTGCGCATGCGACCATTCATGCGTTGCCTTCGGTGATGACTCAAAAAGGTATTGGCTTCTTGATTGAAAAAGAAATCAATATGCTAGATTCACTTTTGCAAAATCCAAAACGTCCGTACATTGCGGTGATGGGTGGCGCGAAAGTGTCTGATAAGATTGCTGTCATTGAACGTTTGATGGATATCGTGGACGGTTTCATCATTGGTGGCGCGATGGCTTACACATTCTTAAAAGCTCAAGGTCTTCCGGTTGGAAAATCCTTAGTAGAGTCAGATAAATTAAAATATGCCAAAGAAATGATTGAGCGTATCGAAGCTCGTGACAAGACGATCTTGTTGCCGGTGGATCATGTGGTTTCTAAAGGCTTCAACGACACAAACACTCTGCGTACAACGAAAGACGTCGCTATTGGTGAAGATGAAATGGGTTTAGACATCGGACCTCAATCTTTAAAGAACTTCTCAAGTGCTTTACGTGAAGCAGGAACTATTTTCTGGAACGGGCCGATGGGTGTTTTTGAAACAGAAGCCTTTTCTAAAGGAACTTTTGGCGTAGCTAAAGCGATTGCTGAAAGTGATGCGACAAAAATCGTAGGTGGTGGTGACTCTGCGGCAGCGGCAGAAATGTCGGGCTTTGCGGATAAGATGACCCATATTTCTACGGGGGGTGGTGCTTCTTTGGAATATCTCCAAGGGGACAAACTGCCTGGATTAGAAATTCTTAGAAATAAGAGAGCCTAA
- a CDS encoding MAPEG family protein, translating to MPASQLTISIALPYLFVLGLMYALLTVNVILKRNKLRIGIGSGKDTSMALAVRVHGNFAEYVPLIALMLIVLELNLTPWWLLHTFWGCLVLGRAIHAQGLSKSAGKSNGRVLGTTLTGLTLLGASFTLLFKFFVI from the coding sequence ATGCCCGCATCCCAATTAACGATTTCAATTGCGCTTCCTTATTTATTTGTTTTGGGATTGATGTACGCGTTATTAACGGTCAACGTGATTTTGAAACGAAATAAACTGCGCATTGGAATCGGCAGTGGCAAAGACACCTCAATGGCACTGGCGGTGCGGGTGCACGGCAATTTTGCCGAGTATGTGCCGTTGATCGCCTTGATGTTGATCGTCTTAGAGTTGAACTTAACTCCGTGGTGGCTTCTGCACACTTTTTGGGGATGTTTAGTTTTAGGGCGAGCGATTCATGCCCAAGGACTTTCAAAAAGTGCGGGCAAAAGCAACGGACGGGTGCTCGGCACGACTTTGACCGGCCTTACCTTGTTAGGGGCCAGCTTTACATTGTTATTTAAATTCTTTGTTATTTAA
- the tpiA gene encoding triose-phosphate isomerase: MKKIFAANWKLFKTPQETRQFFKAFKEVSSQSTGELVFFPSAISLEAASQELVGSKIKWGAQNCYHQASGAFTGENSAQVVKDLGGSYILIGHSERRSIFGETDTQVADKVAFVQGLGLTPMLCIGETLQERESKKTFRVLETQLQLGLQKADKSKPLVIAYEPVWAIGTGKVATPEQVAETHTDVFNILKTLGFETTPILYGGSVKPDNAGELIKQPHVSGFLVGGASLEPASFAKIASV, encoded by the coding sequence ATGAAAAAGATTTTCGCGGCGAATTGGAAGTTGTTTAAAACCCCTCAAGAAACGCGTCAGTTTTTTAAAGCGTTTAAAGAGGTGTCTTCTCAAAGCACGGGCGAACTGGTTTTCTTTCCTTCGGCGATTTCTTTAGAGGCTGCGAGCCAAGAACTTGTGGGTTCCAAAATCAAATGGGGCGCGCAAAACTGTTATCATCAAGCTTCTGGGGCTTTCACCGGAGAAAACTCAGCCCAAGTGGTGAAAGACCTAGGTGGCAGTTATATTTTAATCGGCCACAGTGAACGTCGCAGTATTTTTGGAGAAACCGACACGCAAGTCGCTGATAAGGTGGCTTTTGTGCAAGGCCTTGGGTTAACGCCGATGTTGTGCATTGGTGAAACTTTGCAAGAACGTGAAAGCAAAAAAACCTTCCGCGTTCTGGAAACTCAACTGCAATTGGGTTTGCAAAAAGCGGATAAATCAAAACCGCTTGTTATTGCTTATGAGCCGGTCTGGGCCATTGGCACGGGTAAAGTGGCAACGCCGGAACAAGTTGCTGAAACTCACACGGACGTCTTTAATATTCTTAAAACTTTGGGCTTTGAAACCACGCCGATTTTATATGGCGGCAGTGTGAAACCCGACAATGCGGGAGAGTTGATTAAACAACCTCACGTCAGTGGTTTTTTGGTGGGTGGGGCCTCCTTAGAACCCGCGTCTTTTGCTAAAATCGCATCGGTTTAG
- a CDS encoding murein L,D-transpeptidase catalytic domain-containing protein, translating into MLKALVPLIFGIFLSVSASAGGFTVSSDCLKRLVQGENRMKVSLPAVALKRLAKAFADKNMSLQEDPVALLVDYSRSSKEKRAFIVDFKACDVLSEDYVAHGGAYILKGKTFIDGDRNGDGKLDSCKNRKGSSKYMTRPGLYVTRGCHQSGKNWSKVYGDCEGIKLWGLEKSNADAFNAGVVLHELKEMKQNDSIKVMGQGCPAFPTGRLKKLVRYGLDNQTLVYVHAPQC; encoded by the coding sequence ATGCTTAAAGCTTTGGTCCCCCTTATCTTTGGGATTTTCTTATCAGTGTCTGCATCTGCAGGTGGCTTCACCGTTTCATCTGACTGCCTTAAGAGATTGGTTCAGGGTGAAAATCGTATGAAGGTTTCATTACCTGCCGTGGCCTTAAAAAGATTGGCGAAAGCCTTTGCCGATAAAAACATGTCCTTGCAAGAAGACCCGGTGGCGTTACTGGTGGATTACAGCCGCAGCTCGAAAGAAAAGCGTGCTTTCATCGTCGACTTTAAAGCGTGCGACGTTTTAAGTGAAGACTATGTCGCCCATGGCGGAGCTTACATACTTAAAGGCAAAACCTTTATCGATGGGGATCGCAATGGCGACGGCAAACTTGATAGCTGTAAAAACCGCAAAGGATCAAGTAAGTACATGACCCGCCCCGGACTTTATGTGACTCGCGGCTGCCACCAAAGCGGTAAAAATTGGTCTAAGGTTTATGGGGACTGTGAAGGTATCAAACTGTGGGGCTTAGAAAAATCAAATGCCGATGCCTTTAACGCCGGCGTCGTCTTGCATGAACTCAAAGAAATGAAGCAAAATGATTCCATCAAGGTGATGGGGCAAGGCTGCCCGGCATTTCCAACCGGACGCCTTAAAAAACTTGTGCGCTATGGTTTAGACAATCAAACGCTGGTGTACGTGCACGCGCCTCAATGTTAA
- the asnS gene encoding asparagine--tRNA ligase, which translates to MKTTLVKSLFRETDKFIDKEVVLNGWVRKIRDQKNFGFIELNDGTFFKGVQVVFDQNLPNFADVAALSISSSIQVVGKVVKSQGAGQSFEVMASKVDIVQKADLEYPLQNKRHSFEFLREIAHLRPRTNTFSAVFRVRSVLAYAIHKFFQDQGFVYVTTPIITGSDAEGAGEMFRVTTLKLDKPPRSADGKIDNSQDFFGKETNLTVSGQLNGETFCAAFRNIYTFGPTFRAENSNTSRHAAEFWMIEPEIAFADLSADMELGEAMIKSIIKYVMAECPEEMEFFNQFVEKGLFDKLNNVLNSEFGRVTYTEAIDILKKTSKKFEYAVEWGMDLQSEHERYLAEEHFKKPVFVTDYPKGIKAFYMKMNEDGKTVRAMDLLAPGIGEIIGGSQREDNLEILESRMREIGLHPEEYSFYTDLRRYGSFPHAGFGLGFERMLMYITGMTNIRDVIPFPRTPKNALF; encoded by the coding sequence ATGAAAACAACCCTGGTAAAGTCACTCTTCCGCGAAACTGATAAATTCATCGATAAAGAAGTCGTTTTAAACGGCTGGGTCCGCAAGATCCGCGATCAAAAGAATTTTGGTTTCATCGAATTAAATGACGGTACTTTCTTTAAAGGCGTTCAGGTTGTTTTTGATCAGAATTTGCCGAACTTTGCCGACGTTGCCGCCCTGTCCATTTCAAGCTCTATCCAAGTCGTGGGTAAAGTCGTGAAATCACAAGGTGCAGGTCAAAGTTTTGAAGTGATGGCCTCTAAAGTCGACATCGTACAAAAAGCAGACCTTGAATATCCTTTGCAAAACAAACGTCACAGTTTTGAGTTCTTGCGTGAAATCGCCCATCTGCGTCCCCGCACGAACACCTTTTCAGCCGTCTTCCGCGTGCGTTCGGTTTTGGCTTATGCCATTCATAAGTTCTTCCAAGATCAAGGCTTCGTTTACGTCACCACGCCCATCATCACGGGGTCCGATGCCGAAGGCGCAGGTGAAATGTTCCGTGTAACCACTCTGAAATTAGATAAACCGCCTCGCAGTGCCGATGGCAAGATCGACAACTCTCAAGATTTCTTTGGTAAGGAAACAAACCTCACTGTGAGTGGTCAGCTTAATGGTGAAACTTTCTGTGCGGCTTTCCGTAACATCTATACTTTCGGCCCCACATTCCGTGCAGAAAACTCAAACACCTCTCGTCACGCGGCGGAATTCTGGATGATTGAGCCCGAGATCGCGTTTGCCGATCTTTCAGCCGATATGGAATTGGGTGAAGCCATGATTAAATCTATCATCAAATATGTAATGGCTGAATGCCCCGAAGAAATGGAATTCTTTAATCAGTTCGTGGAAAAAGGTTTGTTTGATAAATTGAACAACGTTTTAAACAGCGAATTTGGCCGAGTGACTTACACCGAAGCCATCGACATCTTGAAAAAGACGTCGAAAAAATTCGAATACGCCGTGGAATGGGGCATGGACCTGCAATCCGAGCACGAAAGATATTTGGCCGAAGAACATTTCAAAAAGCCGGTCTTTGTTACTGATTATCCAAAAGGCATTAAGGCCTTTTATATGAAAATGAATGAGGACGGAAAAACCGTGCGTGCGATGGATTTACTCGCGCCAGGAATCGGGGAAATCATCGGTGGATCTCAGCGTGAAGATAATTTGGAAATCCTTGAATCACGCATGCGTGAAATCGGACTTCATCCCGAAGAATATTCTTTCTATACGGATCTTCGCCGTTACGGCAGTTTTCCGCACGCGGGCTTTGGCTTGGGCTTTGAACGTATGCTGATGTACATCACCGGTATGACGAATATTCGTGACGTGATTCCGTTCCCACGAACTCCAAAAAATGCCTTGTTTTAG